From Carassius gibelio isolate Cgi1373 ecotype wild population from Czech Republic chromosome B23, carGib1.2-hapl.c, whole genome shotgun sequence, the proteins below share one genomic window:
- the LOC128012121 gene encoding uncharacterized protein LOC128012121, giving the protein MFQASSPAVHGGNLSTWLKAVTTPFLPKDASNLQHPEQLDTELDELMARDPNQSDYYRELARIFGSLVHILVTQARLSERSNIAEEAWKDQAPTQSHLDQLLLETQNQHKKEDDTDPELQKGVERLHNALQDLRLDTDQREQLEREARKELNKKLQQGDALLKGAETELKEKDYKTWACKTHLQAAQAKFNKLTLQRDELQDELDTVHTELRQSHRLQSGWIGETHTTKFLPGRHSNPFSQEPRAGKGGVVSLLRKSPASLQEHLSITEGREPFQRTHVTKPCTAHRELHKLARSISTFIPDPAGGHDVHASLQAIDFHLQTVANVTDVNTLYLLKITASRDVHCFLDRQPETVKAYYQQLLQTLILEFSDPNSDHGLLIAMDLKQGRFENPQTFCSQLRNTYFGACNEPGMEQDFNLKTLFLPNLHASWSFHLRVPACPRNRTTQELRNLAHKACTKQKTICEKTVKNPNVSVSEHCLELTLDGALQHHSHRHLYRESIPFQASRGQHSAATSETAEILRVLKDLLHMNTRKEDEPSTQNTARAPQSTATAN; this is encoded by the coding sequence atgttccaggcatccagtccagcagtccacgggggcaacctctcgacatggttgaaagcagtgacgacccccttcctgcccaaggacgccagtaacctgcagcacccagagcaactagacaccgagctagatgaactgatggcacgcgatccaaaccaaagcgactactacagagaactcgccaggatcttcggaagcctagttcacattctcgtcacccaggcacggctcagtgaacggagcaacatcgcggaggaggcctggaaggaccaggccccaacccagagtcatcttgatcagcttctcctcgagacccagaaccagcacaagaaagaggacgacacagatccagagctacagaaaggagttgaaagacttcacaatgccctgcaagatcttcgcctcgacacagatcaaagagaacagctggagagagaagccagaaaagaactcaacaaaaaactccagcaaggcgacgctctcctaaaaggagcagagactgaactgaaagaaaaagactataaaacctgggcctgcaaaacacacttgcaagcggcccaagctaaattcaacaagcttactctgcagagagacgagctccaagatgaacttgacactgttcacacagaactgagacaatctcacagattacagagtggctggatcggagaaacgcacaccacaaaatttctcccgggccgccactccaaccctttcagccaagaacccagagctggaaaagggggtgtagtctcccttctaaggaaatcaccagccagcttacaagaacatctgtcaataacggagggaagagaacccttccagagaacgcatgtcaccaaaccctgcactgctcacagagaacttcacaagctagccagaagcatctctacattcattccagatcctgcaggaggacatgatgttcatgcttctttacaagccattgactttcatttgcaaactgtcgccaacgtgacagatgtgaacacattgtacctgttaaaaatcacggccagccgtgatgtgcattgctttctggatcgtcaaccagagacggtcaaagcgtactaccagcaactgctacagactttgattcttgaattctctgatccaaactcagatcatgggctccttattgctatggacctcaaacagggccgatttgaaaacccacagactttctgtagtcagctacgaaacacctacttcggagcatgcaacgaaccaggtatggaacaggatttcaacttaaaaactctgttcctcccaaacctacatgccagttggagttttcatctcagagtcccagcgtgtccccgtaacagaactacacaagagttacggaacttagcccacaaagcttgcaccaagcaaaagactatttgtgaaaagactgtgaaaaaccccaacgtctctgtctctgagcactgcttggagttaaccctagatggcgctctacaacaccacagtcacagacatctttacagagagtcaataccattccaagccagcagagggcaacacagtgcagccacgtctgagacagcagagatcctgagggtgctgaaagatcttcttcacatgaatactcgcaaggaagatgagccaagcacccagaacactgcccgagctccacagtcaacagctacagctaactga